CCTGGTCCCTGTTCCGGCGAGACACTCTAGCAGCCAGCATCCGCATTGGCGAGACGCCGGAGTCAGAATCTGCCGAAACGCCAGGGAACCGGTTACACTGGATGTTTTAGACGCGTAGCCGGAGATCGACTGGCGTGGCCGATTCGCTTGACCATTACGAGAATCCCCTCATCAAGCGCTATGCGTCGCGCGAGATGAGCCGCATCTGGAGCCCCCAGCAAAAATTTGAAACGTGGAGGCGGCTGTGGGTGGCATTGGCCGAGGCCGAGGCGGAGCTGGGACTGCCGATCAGCGCAGAGCAGGTTGCTGAACTGCGCGCGCATGTGCATGACATCGATTTTGCCGCTGCCGATCGTTACGAGCGCCAATTGCGCCACGACGTGATGGCGCATGTGCATGCCTATGGCGATGCTTGCCCCGTCGCCCGGCCGATCATCCATCTCGGCGCCACAAGCTGCTATGTCACCGACAATACCGATTTGATTCTGCTGCGCGAGTCGCTCGAACTGGTGCGCTCGCGATTGGCGCGGGTCATTGATCGGCTGGCCGTTTTCGCGGAGCGCTGGGCCGAGTTGCCGTGCCTGGCATTCACACATTTTCAGCCCGCGCAGCCGACCACCGTGGGCAAGCGGGCCGCGCTGTGGGCCTACGATCTGGTGGAGGATTTGCGCGACCTCGAGCATCGGCTAGCGAGCCTGAAGGCCCTGGGGGTCAAAGGCACCACCGGCACGCAGGCCAGCTTTTTGGCGCTGTTTGATGGCGACCACGCCAAGGTCGAACGGCTGGAACAATTGGTTTGCCAGAAGTTCGGATTCGCCGAATGCTATCCAGTGACCGGGCAAACCTATCCCAGAAAGATCGACGCGCAGGTGCTGGCCGTCTTGTCAGGCATTGGTCAGAGCGCGCATAAGACGGCGACCGACCTACGGTTGCTACAACATTTGCGAGAACTGGAAGAACCGTTTGAAGAGAAGCAAATTGGCTCGTCGGCCATGGCGTACAAGCGCAATCCGATGCGGGCGGAGCGAATCTGTAGCTTGGCCCGCTTCGTGATGCATCTGGAAGGCAACGCCGCTAGTACCGCGGCAACGCAGTGGTTCGAGCGGACGCTGGATGATAGCGCCAATCGGCGGCTATCGTTGCCCCAGGCGTTTTTGGCGATCGATGCCGTGCTGATTCTGTACCAGAACGTTGTCGACGGGCTTGTGGTGCATCCGACCGTCATTCAGCGGCGTTTGGCGGACGAGTTGCCCTTCATGGCGACAGAAAACTTGTTGATGGCCGCCGTGGCGCGAGGAGGAGATCGTCAAGAATTGCACGAGCGAATCCGACAGCACAGCATGGCGGCCGCCGCGCGCATGAAGGAACAGGGCGCGTCCAACGACCTGCTGACACGGCTGGCTGGTGATTCGGCCTTTGCGGGGATCGACGTTCAAGCTCTGGGAGACGGTCGGCTCTATACGGGGCGAGCGGCGCAGCAGGTTCAGCAATTTATCAACCAAGTCGTCGCGCCAATCAGAGCGAACCTGGCCGACCAGTTGGTTGGCGATGCTGCTGTGCGGGTGTAGCAATTCCGACTGCTAGCAGTTGCGTTGCCATGGAGGGCCAGGCAAACCCTCTCGACTGAATGGATTCTCATTCCATCCCCCTGTTAGTCGGGTGATGCGAAACCCAGGATATTGGCAAGCCACACAGGCCAATCCGGCGTGTGGACGCATGTAGTATTTCGGATGTTCGCGCCGTATCACTTGCTGGAGCCACATCAACCACTACATGCAAGTTCCGTCGATACCGAAAGATGCGTTCGATGGCACATGCTATGCACCAATTTGGATAAGCCTGGGAAGCATTTGCGGTCGCATCGGACGCGCGGTTCTTTTGATCCGCAAAGTACCAGCCGAAGTGCTGAAAGTGTTTGAATCAGTTGAGATTACGTGGTACTTTTTTAACATCACCCTACCTAAGGCAAGCAGCCGCTTGCTAACCATGCCAAGCCAGTTTCTTCACGTCTGGCTCCGAGATTGGACCGGCTTGGGGGATCTTGATGATCCGACCCAACGACGAGCACGGTTCCCGCCTAATTCACCGATAGTGAGCGCGTTTTGAGAGAGTCGATGGCGAATCGCGATGCGTGCGCTGGTTTTGACCGGCCGACCGTTTCGATTCCAGGCTTCTTCAACTGTGCTAGCGGGGTTCGCGCTTGACGCAGGATTTGCTTCACAACCAGTGCTGGATGTTGCCGCTTAGGGCGACGTCACGCATTTGTCGCGCGCCGATGTGGTCCGCTTGGGCCAACGGTGTGACAGGAGGATAATTGGCCGTGTTTTTTGACCGCCTTTCTGGCAGCTTTTTCAACCCGCATACTCTTGTCGAAATGCTGCGGCACCGTACGCAGTTTTTGGCTCATGAGCGGGCATTCACGTACCTCGTCGACGGTGAGAACGAAGAAACCCATCTTTCCTACCAGGAACTAGACCGGCGGGCACGAGCGATCGCGGCCATGTTGCAGGAACGCGACCTGGTTGGCGAGCGGGTATTGCTCTTGTACCCGCCTGGGCTGGATTTCATCGCCGGCTTCTTCGGCTGTTTGTACGCGGGGGTGGTCGCCGTGACGGCATACCCGCCGCGCATGAACCGCTCGCTGGGACGAATCCAGGCAATTGTGTCGGACGCCGGTGCGCGAGTCGCCCTGACGACTCAATCGGTGCTGGAACGCGTGACCCCTTGGTTTGAGGAAACGCCCGACCTGGGCAGGCTGGAATGGCTTACCACCGAAGAAACGGCGACCGGCATTGAGGAAAGCTGGGAAGAACCGGCAATTGACGGCGACACCTTGGCCTTTTTGCAATACACATCGGGTTCGACCGGCACCCCCAAGGGGGTGATGCTTAGCCACAACAACCTGCTGCACAATTCGGCGCTGATCTCATACGGTTTTGAGAATGTGCGCTCGTCGTCTGGCGTTTTTTGGCTGCCCAGCTATCACGATATGGGCTTGGTAGGGGGCGTTGTGCAGCCCATCTATTTAGGTGTTTCGAACGTCATCCTGTCGCCGATGGCGTTTTTGCAGCGACCCATCCGCTGGCTGCAGGCCATCTCCAAGTATCGCGCGACCATCAGCGGCGGCCCCAACTTTGCCTATGACTTGTGTTTGCGCAAAGTAACCCCTGAACAGCGCGACACGCTCGACTTGAGCAGTTGGCACGTAGCGTTCAACGGGGCTGAACCAGTGCGCGAGGAGACTCTGGAGCGATTTGCGCAATACTTTGCCCCGTGCGGCTTCCGCCGCGAGGCGTTTTATCCGTGTTATGGGTTGGCCGAAGCCACGCTGATCGTCTCAGGCGGGGCTGCTCGCAAAGCGCCCCGGATCGGCGTTTATGATGGCCGGCGACTCGATCATGGAGAGGCCGCGACGGCGACGGGACACTCTTCGGCGGCACGGCGACTAGTGGGTTGCGGCCAATCGCTGCCCGACCAAAAGGTGGTGATTGTCGATCCCGATCATTTGACCCGCTGCCCCAATCGCACCGTGGGCGAAATTTGGGTCCATGGCCCAAGCGTGGCGCAAGGCTATTGGCGCCGCCCCGCCGAGTCGGAAGACACTTTTTTCGCGCGGATTCGCAACACCGGCGAAGGCCCCTTTCTGCGAACGGGCGACCTGGGCTTTTTGGACGGGGGCGAGCTGTATGTGACCGGCCGCATCAAGGACCTGATCATCGTGCGCGGCGTCAATCATTACCCGCAAGACATTGAGCTGACGGTTGAGCATTGCGACGCCGCGTTACGACCCAACTCGGGCGCCGCGTTCTCCTGCGATTTTGGCGGACGCAGCTATTTGGTCGTGGTTCAAGAGGTTGAACGCGGTTACCAGGACGACGTGGATCGCCTAATTGAAACCATTCGGCACGCCGTGTCCCGCGAGCACGAGCTGCAGCTCGACGCGATCGTGCTGGTGCGCCCTGGCAGTGTCCCTAAAACCTCCAGCGGCAAGATCCAACGCCACGCCTGCCGCAATGCCTTCGTCAAGGAGCAACTTAAGGTGGTGGCTCAGTGGCGCGCCGCGACGCTCGCCTCCGCCGCTGTCCAAGAGCTGAAGGAGCAATCGGCGCCCTCGCTATCCCGCGCCGGCGCGCCAGTGCCAAAGGCCGCGCACAAGCCGGGCGCCAATGGCCACCGCAACCATACCGGCAACGGCGCGAGTTGGACGGCGCACGCCCCCAAGAGCGCGCCCCTTGCCTCGACTCACACCGCCAGGCCCGCGAAGAAGGAGACTTCCATGGGCGCTAAAAACGGCAGCGCCAGTCGACCCGACACGGCCAGCATCGGCGCCGCGGTCATGGACATGATTCGCTGCATCGCCGCCGAACGCGCCGTGCATGTGACGCTTGACACTTCCATGGCGCAGTTGGGCATGGACTCGCTGCAACGCATCGAGCTGCAAGCGATGATCGAAGAGCACTACGGAGGCCGCATGCCGGAAGATGTGGGCCCGCAGCTCGAAACGGTGCGTGAAATCGTCGAGGCGGTGGAGGAGTATTTGCTGGATGGCGACGCGGCGCTGGGCCCCAAGCCGTCGATCGACGCCATTCCGCCCGAGTGCTACCGCTTTGAGCTGTACCCCGAGTATCTCAAGCTGCGGCAAAACATCGACGCCATGCTGGCGGCCGGAACGGTGAACCCCTACTTCATGGCGCACGAGCAAATCACCAACGACACCGCGGTGATCGCCGGCCAGGAGTTCATCAACTTCTCCAGTTACAACTATCTGGGCATGTCGGGCGATCCCACGGTGATGAAGGCGGCCAAAGATGCCATCGACCGTTATGGCACCTCGTCGTCGGCCAGCCGTCTGGTGTCCGGCGAGCGCGTGATTCACCGCGAATTGGAAGAAGCCTTGGCCGAGTTCACTGGTGCCGAGGACGCCGTGTGCTTCGTGGGCGGACATGCCACCAACGTCAATGCGATTGGCCATCTGCTCGGCCCCGGCGATCTGATCCTGCACGACGCGCTGGCCCACAACAGCATCGTGCAAGGCTGCCTGCTCTCCGGCGCCAAGCATCGCCCCTTCCCGCACAACGATTGGCGCGCGCTCGACCGTCTGCTGGCCGACCTGCGCACCCGCTATCGTCGCGTGATGGTGGCGATTGAAGGGGCATATAGCATGGACGGCGACTTCCCCGATCTGCCGCGCTTTATCGAAGTGAAGAAGCGTCATAAGTGCTTCTTGATGATCGACGAGGCGCACTCGACCGGCGTGCTGGGTCGCCGTGGCCGCGGCATCGGCGAATACTACGAAGCTCATCCTGGCGATGTCGACGTGTGGATGGGCACGCTGAGTAAGGCGTGGGGGAGCACCGGCGGCTACATTTGCGGCAGCCGCGAGTTGATCGAATACCTCAAATACACCTCCCCCGGGTTTGTATTTAGCTGCGGCGTCGCGCCCCCGGCGGCGGCGGCGGCCCTGGCCTCGATCCGGCTATTGGAAGCCGAGCCAGAACGGATCGCCACGTTGCAAGCGCGTTCGCGGTTGTTCCTCGATCTGGCGCAAGCTCGCGGCCTGAACACCGGGCTGAGCCGTGGAACCCCAATTATCCCGATCGTGATCGGCAACTCGTTACACTCGTTGGAGTTGTCTCGCGCGCTATACGAGCGCGGCATCAACGTGCAGCCGATTCTCTACCCGGCGGTGGAAGAAAGCGCTTCGCGGCTGCGGTTTTTCATCACCTCGCTGCATAGCGAGGAGCAGATCCGCTATACGGTGGAGGCGCTGGCCGAAGAGGCCGAGCGGCTGGATCCACGCTATGTGTCGCGGCGGCCAGTGGTGACCGATACCGCCGCGTATGTGGCGGGCGTGGGGGCGTTAAACGTGATCGATTAACGGCGCCCCGTCCGTCAGCGGGGTTTGTATTGCCGATTTCGACTGCAAAGAGTAGAAAAAAGAAAGAGACCCACTGCTAGTCGCTTGGTGACAAGTCGGCTAGTTTTGCAACCTGTGTTATCGTCGTGAGGTGTTGATTGCTTACCGAGCAAGAAGTCTCGAAGACTTGGCGATTGTTGTTTCGCGCCGGCGCGGTTACCGACGAAACGTTCCCCAAGGCCGAGGCGCTGTTGGACGAACTGCGTCCTGAAAGCCCCTTGTGGCATCGCTTGTACAGCGAACTGGAAGAACTTCGTCGTCGCCACAAGCCTGCCGGCATCGCCTAGCTGAGTCGGCCTCGCCTGGCGGCAAGCCGCTGGGACGCTTCTTGGAGTAGCCGGCGGCCGCTACCGCCTGGACCGCTGATCGAGCGCGCCGCACTTGGTCGCGGTATTGCGGCCATCGCTGGCGATTCTCGCTGCCCCAATCGACGGGCGGCTACCGGTTGAACACCACTCCGATGTTCAGGCCCTGGATGAAGATGTCTTGCCGGTTGCGGTCACGAATGCCCATGGCCGGCAAGGCGTAGTCCACCATGCTCGACGGGCGGGCGATCCCATCGGCCCAAATCCCGGTCCAGCCAGCCTGCACCACCAGCGCCTTGGTGACCTGGTAGCCAAGGTTGGCCCGCACTTCAACCAGGTTGCTGTACTCCCATTGGTGACGCGTGTATTGCGCGGTCCGGGGCGTAAACGCCAGGAAGGTGTTAAGGCCCCGATTTCCAAGCATTCGTGGGTCAATCGCGCTGCCGTCCGAGATGTTTGTATTGGGCACCTGCTGAGTTTCCAGGTG
The sequence above is drawn from the Pirellulales bacterium genome and encodes:
- the purB gene encoding adenylosuccinate lyase, yielding MADSLDHYENPLIKRYASREMSRIWSPQQKFETWRRLWVALAEAEAELGLPISAEQVAELRAHVHDIDFAAADRYERQLRHDVMAHVHAYGDACPVARPIIHLGATSCYVTDNTDLILLRESLELVRSRLARVIDRLAVFAERWAELPCLAFTHFQPAQPTTVGKRAALWAYDLVEDLRDLEHRLASLKALGVKGTTGTQASFLALFDGDHAKVERLEQLVCQKFGFAECYPVTGQTYPRKIDAQVLAVLSGIGQSAHKTATDLRLLQHLRELEEPFEEKQIGSSAMAYKRNPMRAERICSLARFVMHLEGNAASTAATQWFERTLDDSANRRLSLPQAFLAIDAVLILYQNVVDGLVVHPTVIQRRLADELPFMATENLLMAAVARGGDRQELHERIRQHSMAAAARMKEQGASNDLLTRLAGDSAFAGIDVQALGDGRLYTGRAAQQVQQFINQVVAPIRANLADQLVGDAAVRV
- a CDS encoding aminotransferase class I/II-fold pyridoxal phosphate-dependent enzyme — encoded protein: MFFDRLSGSFFNPHTLVEMLRHRTQFLAHERAFTYLVDGENEETHLSYQELDRRARAIAAMLQERDLVGERVLLLYPPGLDFIAGFFGCLYAGVVAVTAYPPRMNRSLGRIQAIVSDAGARVALTTQSVLERVTPWFEETPDLGRLEWLTTEETATGIEESWEEPAIDGDTLAFLQYTSGSTGTPKGVMLSHNNLLHNSALISYGFENVRSSSGVFWLPSYHDMGLVGGVVQPIYLGVSNVILSPMAFLQRPIRWLQAISKYRATISGGPNFAYDLCLRKVTPEQRDTLDLSSWHVAFNGAEPVREETLERFAQYFAPCGFRREAFYPCYGLAEATLIVSGGAARKAPRIGVYDGRRLDHGEAATATGHSSAARRLVGCGQSLPDQKVVIVDPDHLTRCPNRTVGEIWVHGPSVAQGYWRRPAESEDTFFARIRNTGEGPFLRTGDLGFLDGGELYVTGRIKDLIIVRGVNHYPQDIELTVEHCDAALRPNSGAAFSCDFGGRSYLVVVQEVERGYQDDVDRLIETIRHAVSREHELQLDAIVLVRPGSVPKTSSGKIQRHACRNAFVKEQLKVVAQWRAATLASAAVQELKEQSAPSLSRAGAPVPKAAHKPGANGHRNHTGNGASWTAHAPKSAPLASTHTARPAKKETSMGAKNGSASRPDTASIGAAVMDMIRCIAAERAVHVTLDTSMAQLGMDSLQRIELQAMIEEHYGGRMPEDVGPQLETVREIVEAVEEYLLDGDAALGPKPSIDAIPPECYRFELYPEYLKLRQNIDAMLAAGTVNPYFMAHEQITNDTAVIAGQEFINFSSYNYLGMSGDPTVMKAAKDAIDRYGTSSSASRLVSGERVIHRELEEALAEFTGAEDAVCFVGGHATNVNAIGHLLGPGDLILHDALAHNSIVQGCLLSGAKHRPFPHNDWRALDRLLADLRTRYRRVMVAIEGAYSMDGDFPDLPRFIEVKKRHKCFLMIDEAHSTGVLGRRGRGIGEYYEAHPGDVDVWMGTLSKAWGSTGGYICGSRELIEYLKYTSPGFVFSCGVAPPAAAAALASIRLLEAEPERIATLQARSRLFLDLAQARGLNTGLSRGTPIIPIVIGNSLHSLELSRALYERGINVQPILYPAVEESASRLRFFITSLHSEEQIRYTVEALAEEAERLDPRYVSRRPVVTDTAAYVAGVGALNVID